In the Bacillus amyloliquefaciens DSM 7 = ATCC 23350 genome, AATACACGCCGCCGCACTTGTGCTACCGGCGCGGCTTCAGGAACCACACTTTGCTCGACGACCCATGAATCTTTCTGTTCTTGCGTATTCATAGTGTAGGCCTCCAATCTCGGATTCGGGCGTGTTTCCAGGAAATATAAGCTCCAGTCTCCGTCCGCGGATCCAAACAATCTTGCAACACCAACCTTACCGGGACACCAAAATGATCCGCTATCTCCTTTTGAATCTGATCAAAAGACTGATTCCCGACCTCAGCAACCATCGCTACTTCTAATTCGTCAGTGCCATTGTTCGAAATCCTGATATCGACCTGATATCCCCAAACCCTATCGGCTGCCCTTAAAACAGCCGATTCGATTGAAGCAGGAAACATCTGGCAGCCACCGATTGTCATAACGTCGTCGACCCGACCAAATATCCGTATACAGCGGGACGGATTTCCACACCCACAAACACTTGACGGGTATAGGCTTGCTAAATCCCCTGTACGAAATCGGATTAACGGCTTAGCACCAGGGACGAGCATGGTAAGGCACAACTCACCTACATCACCATCAAGCCCATTTATCGGTATAGTCTCAACAATATAGTTCGTTTCAGAAAGATGTAGATTTCCTTCTGAACAACCTGTAGCTACTGCATGTGTCTCTTGCGACCCATACAGACCATGAGTACAATTTGCACCCCAAATCCGAGATATGTTTGAAAGCATCTCAGGAGTGCATAACTCTCCTAACACAAGGATCTGACTCACCGGAGTCTTGCAGGGATCGATTCCAAGGCTCTTATAGAACCGAGCAAGGGCAAGGGCAACAGCAGGTGAGCATATTAATGACTTTACACCAAGACCCGTAATGAGATCAGCAGCTTTTTCAAGACCGACTCGAGGGCTCTCCGGCCATAACCGCACGAATGGAATACCTAGATTCCGACATACTTCACCATACGTATCCCCGAAGGCATATAACTCTGATGGCCCCATGATTGCAGTGAGAGCATGCATCGTACCGAATGTTGATTGGTATACTTCCTTAACAGCATTCTGAACGTATGCCCCGCTAGTCTCGACGTCAATTGAAGCTCGTGGGCACGGCGTTGATTTCCCCGTAGTCCCAGTCGTCTCATAATACGCAGCGATTTCATCCATCGGGACACAACAGACCTCCGTACCAGCAGAACGAAGGTCACTCTTGGTAGTGAAAGGTATTCCATCCAGAACCTTGAACTCACTTGTGAAACCCACTTGGGTACGCAGATGTTCACGGTAGAATGGTGATTGCACCTCAACGTACTCTAATATTTCTTGCCCGCGCAACTCAACCTTCTCGTGTAACCCTTGTAGTTTAGTTTGTCCATTCAGATATGCCTCTACATATTCCGGCCATTCTAGATACAATTGTTTTTTGTTCATAGCTTCATCCTTTCCGCAAGCTCATTGGCAAACTCACCAATCGTCTCAGTCAGCATGATGCTCTCAAGTGAAACTGTTATCGATAATTTGGACTCCAATTCGATTTTGAGATTCATAGCGGTCAGCGAGTCTCCACCTAATTGAATAAAATTGTCCTCTGGTAGTATTACTGGTTGGGCGAGTTGGACCGATATCACGCGTATGACCTCTCGTAGAATGGTTCTTCGATCCCCAGTATTTAACTCTTTTGTGTCGGTCTTTAATAATCTTTCACGCAATGCTCTTACATCCACCTTTCCGTTTTTTGATAGGGGTAGATTCGGTACTTTTTTAATAGTCTTTGGCACCATGTAGTTAGGTAAGCGATGTGTGAGCTCCTTGATTATTGCATCATCGAGATTGGATTCTCCGATATAAGCTAGCCCGATCTGCTTTGGCCTTCCATCTTGGCCAGGCAATGCAACGGCGCACGCTCTCGATACCCCGTCACAGGCTTCGGCCGCTCTCTCGATTTCACCAAGCTCGATCCTGATTCCTTTTATCTTGATCTGGTTGTCGACACGTCCGAGGATCTCTATCTCACCATTGGGAAGGTAACGGCCCAAGTCTCCTGTGCGGTACATCTGGCGTCCGGTCCGAGGGTGATAAACGAATACGCACTGCGTGAGTTCAGGCTTTCCAAGGTACCCACGTGCCAATGATATATCACTTTCTACCAGCATTTCGCCAGGCACCCAGTCAGGGCGGTCAATCCAGTTCTCGCTAACAATGTGATATTTGGAATTCCGCATCGGTGAGCCATAAATGACCGAACGACAGATACTACCTTCGTCTTCGTTGATTTCATGGATTACTGACCAGTTTGTAGTCTCAGTTGGGCCCCCACATGAGTACATCCGAGCAGACGGGAAAACAGACCTAGCTCGCGGTAGTAGGGACAGTGGGATCCAGTCACCAGCCATCACGATATTGGTTACAGACTCAATCGGGTGTACCGTAAGCGCTGTTTCAGCCACGGAGCATACTAGATCCATAACAGCGGGGACACATGCCCAAAATGTCACCCTACATTGGCGATGTAGTCTCAGCCAAGCTTCTGGAGTAGGGCCAGCTGCAGGTTCGGGTACCACAACGGAACCTCCATGCACTAAGGGGCCGAAAACATCGAAGACAGACATATCAAAGTGTAGTGCAGCTGTGGCGAGATGTCGGATAGACTTATCCAGACCGAAGCGTTCAACAACATCGAAAATATGGTTTACCACAGCGGCTTCCGGAATCTCAACGCCCTTCGGTTCGCCAGTTGAGCCTGATGTGAAAATTACATACGGTGAATAGTCTTCTGAGACAGGTTCAATAACAAAGTCAGTATTTTGTTGCATCCAACTACCGGGGCCAGCAGTCACATGTTCGATCTTGTGGACACCAACAGGCACCATAGTATCAGGTGATGCAATCACAATGCGTACTCCTGCCTGTGCGAGTATAGTACGCACCCGCTCTTGAGGTAGATCGATATCTATAGGAACGTAGCCAATCCCAGCCAACAGACAACCATAAACCGCCTCATATTGTGCGACCCCCTTAGGTAGCATGATCCCCACAAACCGATCACTTGAGTTACAAACCCGCTGGATCATCATTTTAACGTGCGTAGCTGCACGACCAATCTCATCCCAGGTGTATTCACCATGGATATCAATGACGGCTGGTTCGTTCGCACTATCTCTGAGGCGCTCTAGTAGCAAATCACGTAAGTGAACTTCGGGAACAGGTTCCTCCGTTGCATTGACCTCGTTTCGTACAGCTATCTGCGACGCTGGTCGAAGATCTAGCCAAGTACGTTTCCAAACTTCGGAATCATCCGTAAGCTGTTGCAGCAGATTACTGAACGCACCAAACATCGCCTCAATCACGTCAGGTCGAATGACTCCAGTTAGGTAGTCCCATTTGAAATACAGTGTGCCCTCTGACTCTCGAACCTGGACATCAAGCGTCACCTGTGGAGTTTGTGAAACCCCGAATACCTCCCGACCCAACAGGGAAACATCGTGTCGACCTGGATGTCCGAGAAGGCTTGTCAATACTACTGGCATCAGTGGTTCACGACCAGAGCGGCGGATTCGAGCCAACTCACGCAATACCTCTACCCCAGTAAAAAGTCGATGGTCAAGTGCCTCCCAAATCGCATCCTGTAACCGTCGGCCACGAGCTTCAAACGTATCTTCGACCTCAGTTTCGTAAGGGACAAGCAATGTATTCGTAAAATCCCCGACCACTAAATCAATGTCATCACTGACCGGCATCCGGTCTGAGACCGGAAAATTCAATGTAAACCAATCTTCTTCGCTCCAGCAACGTAACACTTCACACAAAACTAAAGCCACAACCCCAGAGGGCGATATCCTTCTCTCTTGGGCTTGAGCTTTGAGCCGAGCCCAAGACTCTTGTTCAAGCTTGCCTTCATGTCTTTCGAACCTTACAGGCGCTGTAGTCTCCCCTGGTTCGAGCTGCGGCAACTTTGGAGCAGCTGGCAACTCCTTGATTTTTTCTAACCAATACTCGCGGTGCGCAAGGTATTGTGCACTCTGCCTTAGCTTGTTCCGATACGCGACATAATCGTGGAATGTGGTCTGGAGCTGCGGCAGTTGTGACTTTTCATTAATATAAAAGTCAATCAAATCAGGAATGATTACTTGGAAGATCGACCATGCATCGGCGATCAGCATGTCAATGCACAAATGAATCCTGCTTAAATGCGTGCTAATCCGGCTCACGACAAATCGGAATAGGGGCCACTGCGTTGTCCCGATTTCGTCGTTTGCCATACGTCGACGCAACTGGTTAATCTCGTTGCTAATCTCGACCGGTGAAAGCTCTCTTAGATCTATATACTCAACGGCCTGCCTTCCATCGACTGTATTGATTCTTTGGCGACCAGCATCATCAATTGTCATCCTAAGCATTGGATGGCGGTCTACCAACAAGCCGACCGCGCGCACAAACCGATCATGATCTAAATTCTCCACTTCCCACTCAAAGTATCCTTGACACCCGACACCGCCGTAGTTGAAGTCAGAGCCGCGACCAATCCATAAAGCCTGTTGGCTTTCATTTAGCTCGAAGGGCTCTAATTGTTGATCAGTTGGCAGGTGCTCAAATGCTGGCAAATCGACATTGAGAGAAGCATTAGCCAAGCATATAAGGTTTGATAATACCGGGTTCTCAAGAAAAGGACTCATCTCAATGTGGATACCATACTTGCAA is a window encoding:
- a CDS encoding non-ribosomal peptide synthetase, giving the protein MSENSKLNTQQLESGLMKEIPSINRSIWDAFERYASGQSTMAERLEEEIFLPDGLTASIDDLIVVASILGSLVSPEGRVTVGIHANGSATCLEVDATKLLDADDARTYIFDLRQTAELPRHNVSVPMDIEVTDGQSYPIAESLVWLLVQDGRCVLSVREDRIEKAMFMHLCKITAFACARALDPKAIPALDALPTHTTHEQRQRKSLVERIFIHKQTKPMDLAIVDNTSGQTLTYAELWDASEAIVQQVSEQVTTNQSHFRLALFMERGWRYLVSIIAVQRMGGTCVLIDSTHPDDRIRALLDESKPDAVITAGTLTDRARCLGAYPVLDLDNRLILNPLVKWGGGEWVETKNEVCFIAGTSGTTGRPKAACLSYRGMASTIDAIIDAAKLGGNTRGSWLSSPGYGMIEVDPLPVLCSGGTVCIPSSDVLQDVRMLTNWFIKNNVTHTLVMTSIAETLWADGWQTGLDTMLIAGERCKQWPPADLNYRVFNVYGSAEAAVVSVEDLSGPRRTLLPTVGRAVPGANMYVVDSAGQELPACCVGELIITGETLSTGYIDCNETKRSFRPNTFDETSPLQYISGDRARIGLDGTVEIFGRSDALVKIRGHRVDLAEVEITALKVLGVTKAAAVCFTDDAGEILVLFLEQSSNAKNVKGAVRKYLREQLPPAAQPSQINTIVLPLGRNGKVDYTALRDYQFERDTTHTVFFPTTKTEIALHDCWLKWTRCDEATLESNFFHSGGDSLRAMRMMGELSCKYGIHIEMSPFLENPVLSNLICLANASLNVDLPAFEHLPTDQQLEPFELNESQQALWIGRGSDFNYGGVGCQGYFEWEVENLDHDRFVRAVGLLVDRHPMLRMTIDDAGRQRINTVDGRQAVEYIDLRELSPVEISNEINQLRRRMANDEIGTTQWPLFRFVVSRISTHLSRIHLCIDMLIADAWSIFQVIIPDLIDFYINEKSQLPQLQTTFHDYVAYRNKLRQSAQYLAHREYWLEKIKELPAAPKLPQLEPGETTAPVRFERHEGKLEQESWARLKAQAQERRISPSGVVALVLCEVLRCWSEEDWFTLNFPVSDRMPVSDDIDLVVGDFTNTLLVPYETEVEDTFEARGRRLQDAIWEALDHRLFTGVEVLRELARIRRSGREPLMPVVLTSLLGHPGRHDVSLLGREVFGVSQTPQVTLDVQVRESEGTLYFKWDYLTGVIRPDVIEAMFGAFSNLLQQLTDDSEVWKRTWLDLRPASQIAVRNEVNATEEPVPEVHLRDLLLERLRDSANEPAVIDIHGEYTWDEIGRAATHVKMMIQRVCNSSDRFVGIMLPKGVAQYEAVYGCLLAGIGYVPIDIDLPQERVRTILAQAGVRIVIASPDTMVPVGVHKIEHVTAGPGSWMQQNTDFVIEPVSEDYSPYVIFTSGSTGEPKGVEIPEAAVVNHIFDVVERFGLDKSIRHLATAALHFDMSVFDVFGPLVHGGSVVVPEPAAGPTPEAWLRLHRQCRVTFWACVPAVMDLVCSVAETALTVHPIESVTNIVMAGDWIPLSLLPRARSVFPSARMYSCGGPTETTNWSVIHEINEDEGSICRSVIYGSPMRNSKYHIVSENWIDRPDWVPGEMLVESDISLARGYLGKPELTQCVFVYHPRTGRQMYRTGDLGRYLPNGEIEILGRVDNQIKIKGIRIELGEIERAAEACDGVSRACAVALPGQDGRPKQIGLAYIGESNLDDAIIKELTHRLPNYMVPKTIKKVPNLPLSKNGKVDVRALRERLLKTDTKELNTGDRRTILREVIRVISVQLAQPVILPEDNFIQLGGDSLTAMNLKIELESKLSITVSLESIMLTETIGEFANELAERMKL
- a CDS encoding phenylacetate--CoA ligase family protein yields the protein MNKKQLYLEWPEYVEAYLNGQTKLQGLHEKVELRGQEILEYVEVQSPFYREHLRTQVGFTSEFKVLDGIPFTTKSDLRSAGTEVCCVPMDEIAAYYETTGTTGKSTPCPRASIDVETSGAYVQNAVKEVYQSTFGTMHALTAIMGPSELYAFGDTYGEVCRNLGIPFVRLWPESPRVGLEKAADLITGLGVKSLICSPAVALALARFYKSLGIDPCKTPVSQILVLGELCTPEMLSNISRIWGANCTHGLYGSQETHAVATGCSEGNLHLSETNYIVETIPINGLDGDVGELCLTMLVPGAKPLIRFRTGDLASLYPSSVCGCGNPSRCIRIFGRVDDVMTIGGCQMFPASIESAVLRAADRVWGYQVDIRISNNGTDELEVAMVAEVGNQSFDQIQKEIADHFGVPVRLVLQDCLDPRTETGAYISWKHARIRDWRPTL